From a region of the Odontesthes bonariensis isolate fOdoBon6 chromosome 2, fOdoBon6.hap1, whole genome shotgun sequence genome:
- the LOC142399029 gene encoding coxsackievirus and adenovirus receptor homolog, whose product MDGWGLVPTLLTLLAVGLVSAPPDQEITTKPGQDVILTFGAPNNSIPIEIIEWSRADLEPEYVLYYKEEKLVYDDQHPSFKDRVYLQDRQMTDGNMSLILKNVTTNDSGTYECRVQRENIWDKIGTISLKVPPAGKKDGRRDGGGAEDGGAKGGGNKGGGAEGDSLGLIVGLPVGLPVIATVLIVGV is encoded by the exons atggatggatggggtcTGGTTCCGACTTTGCTGACTCTGCTGGCTGTCGGCCTCGTGTCGGCTCCACCAG ATCAGGAAATCACCACTAAACCTGGACAGGATGTGATTCTGACATTTGGAGCTCCCAACAACAGCATCCCCATCGAAATTATAGAGTGGAGCAGAGCTGATCTGGAGCCAGAATATGTTCTTTACTACAAAGAGGAGAAGCTAGTTTATGATGACCAGCATCCATCTTTTAAGGACCGGGTGTatctgcaggacagacagatgaCGGATGGAAACATGTCTCTGATTCTGAAGAATGTGACGACTAACGACAGCGGAACTTATGAGTGTCGAGTCCAGAGAGAAAATATCTGGGACAAAATCGGCACCATCAGTCTGAAAGTTCCTCCAGCAG GGAAAAAGGATGgaagaagagatggaggaggagccgAGGATGGAGGAGCCAAGGGTGGAGGAAACAAGGGTGGAGGAGCCGAGGGTGACTCTCTTGGACTGATCGTTGGTCTTCCAGTTGGACTGCCAGTCATAGCCACAGTCCTTATTGTTGGTGTTTAG